Genomic DNA from Vibrio vulnificus CMCP6:
AAAATGCCGTCCAGTACAGTACCGTGTGGTTGAACTAGGCGGTTAGAGATGAGTTGCAGTTTTAGGAAACCTTCAGCAACGGTTTGTGGCTGCTCGTCAGTAGCAAGAATAACCAGTACCAGTGGTTGTGTTGACTCTGCCGCTTTTGCTGCGAAAGAGGCGTTTGCTGCATCACCATTTGCTTGGAACGCTGCTGCCAGTTCTGCACTTTGCGCCGCAGAGATCTCGATAGCTTGGTTGCCTTGCTCGTAGCCCGCAACGGCTGCTAGAGCGTTGACTAACGCCTCGCTTGGGTTAAGAACTGGGTTTGGAAAAAACGCTTCGATGATTTTGCCGTCGCGGTTTTTGGTTGCCGTACCAAAGGCGAGAGAAAAGAAAGCCATAGTTGATCTCCATGTGTTGAGTCTTTGTCACGCGCCATTCACTGGCAAGCGCTGGAATTAAGTTATAGCCATCATAAAGAGACAAAAAAAGACTTTAAACCCCTCAAAGGGAGAAAGTCTGTAGATGGATACCCTTTGTCTTTTTAACGATATATTTCTTCGTATGGCTATTTTGTATTTTGTCGCCAAAATCAAAACCGCCGCACAGGGCGACGGTTTTATTCGACATGGGTTGCGAAGATTAAGCGGCGTCTTCTGCTGATTCGTCTTCGTCGGCTGCGTTATCCGCAACCGCGGCTAGTTTCTTTTCTTTCTTCGGCGTTGGGCGGCGTTTTGCGCCTAGCGCGTAAAGAAGCTCTTCTTTGTTCTGAGCGAGGAACATCGCCAAGTCTTCTTGTTTGCCTTCATCTTCAAGAAGATCGCTTTTACCTAGTAAGTCGAAAAGCTCATCTGCCATATCCAGCATTTTGTCGTATGCGTCAGCTTCCGCTTTAGAGGTAAAAGTCATTTTCTCTTCTCCGTTGCGTTCTACCACGTACTTGACGATAACAGCCATGGTTAATCCTCTAAGTTAAATAGTCCAGAATTTGTACTGTGTGTTTATACAGCTTTTCATCAGTAATGTCCATTGACTCGCGTCAAAATGAGAGCTGAAT
This window encodes:
- a CDS encoding YebG family protein; its protein translation is MAVIVKYVVERNGEEKMTFTSKAEADAYDKMLDMADELFDLLGKSDLLEDEGKQEDLAMFLAQNKEELLYALGAKRRPTPKKEKKLAAVADNAADEDESAEDAA